Genomic window (Armatimonadota bacterium):
CGTGCTGCTGGAGCATTCCATCATCGGCGAGCACGCCTCGGTCGTCGGGCGGCCGGCGCGGATCAACCTGGGCGACTCGTCAGAGGTCGAACTCGGATAGATGCCCCTCTACCTGGTGACCGGCGGTGCCGGGTTCATCGGCACCCATCTCGTGGGCGCCCTGGCGCGTCGCGGGGATCCCGTCAGGGTGCTGGACAACTTCTCTACAGGGACCGCCGCGAATCTCGCCTTTGCGCTTGGTCGCGAAGTCAGCGAGCCAGAGGGCGGCGGCGTCGTTCGTTACGGCAACGCTGAGATAGTGCGCGGCGACATCCGCGATCCCGCGGTCTGCGAGCGCGCGTGCCATGGCGTGGAGATCGTGCTCCACCAGGCGGCGATGCGGTCGGTTCCCCGGTCTGTGGAGGATCCGGTCGGGGTGAACGAGGTCAACGTCACCGGCACACTGCACATGCTGCGCGCCGCCGCCCGGGCAGGTGTGCGGCGGTTCGTGTACGCGTCTTCGTCCTCGGTGTACGGCGACAACGAGGCCCTCCCCAAGCAGGAGGATCAGATCCCGATGCCGGCATCGCCATACGCCGCCTCGAAGCTGGCGGGCGAGCACTACTGCCGGGTGTTCTCCCGGATCTACGGACTGCCGACCGCGGTTCTTCGCTATTTCAACGTCTTCGGGCCGCTCCAGGACCCACATTCGGCATACGCCGCCGTGATACCGCTGTTCATCGCGCGGGTACTGGCGGGCCGGCCGCTGGAGATCCACGGCGACGGCCTGCAGTCTCGGGACTTCACCCACGTGGACAACGTCACATCCGCCAGTCTCCTGGCGGCCGACGGTCCCGACCTGCGCGGTGAGCCGGTGAACGTCGGATGCGGCGAGCGCTTCACTCTGCTCGAGGTGGTCGAGGCCGTCGCGCAGATTACCCGGCGTCGGGTGGAGGTGCGGCACACAGGAGCCCGCCCGGGAGATGCCAGACATACCCAGGCCGACATCTCCAGGGCCCGCGCGCTTCTTGGGTACGAGCCGGTCGTCGGCTTTCGAGAGGGCCTGGAGCGCACCGTGGCTTTCTTCTCTCGGCAGCATTCCTCTTGAGGAGGTGGTGTTCGTGGACCTCAAGGCCTACATACGCGACGTGCCCGGATTCCCGATCGAGGGCGTCATCTTCAGGGACATCACCCCCCTGCTGCGGTCGCCGGAAGCGTTCTCGCATGCGCTGGACGCGCTCGAGGCCTACTGCCGGCCCAAGCGGCCGGACGTGATTGTGGCGATCGAGGCGCGCGGCTACGTCCTCGCCGCGCCGCTGGCGCTCCGGCTGGGCGCGGCGTTCGTGCCGGCGCGCAAGCCTGGCAAGCTGCCGTGGAAGACCATACGCGAGGAGTACCAGCTCGAGTACGGGGTGGCGGCGCTGGAGATGCACGAGGACGCCATCACACCAGGGCAGCGGGTAGTGATCGTGGACGACGTGATAGCGACCGGAGGCACGCTGAGCGCAACCCGCCGGCTGGTCGAGCGCCTGGGCGGCACGGTTGTGGGGATGGCCTGCCTGGTGGAACTCACGTTCCTGAACGGCCGGAGCGCGCTGGAGGGGGCAGAGCTGTTTTCGGTGCTGACCTACTGATGCTGAACGACACCCTCCGCTACCGCGACTTGCTCGTCGCCCTGGTGGCGACCGAGCTCAAGGTCAAGTACCGGGGATCTGCACTGGGATTACTCTGGTCGCTGCTCAATCCGCTGGCGCTGATCCTGATTTACTCGGTCGCATTCCAGTACATCATTAGGATCCAGATCGAGCACTTCACGGTCTTCCTGATCGCCGGGTTGCTGCCGTGGGGTTTCTTCGCCGGTTCAGCGACGGCCTCCACGGTCTCTCTCATGGTCAATGCCGGGCTGCTCAAGAAGGTCCACTTCCCGCGAGAGATACTTCCCACCGCGACCGTGCTCTTCAACCTCATCCAGACGATGCTCGCCCTGGCGGTCTTCCTGCCGTCGCTGTTCGTGCTACGGGGGGCTGTCCCCTGGACGCTTGTGTTCTACCCGGTTGTGCTCGTGCTGCAGGCGGTGTTTGTCACCGGCGTGGCGCTGGGGTTGTCGGCGCTGACTGTCGCCTTCCGCGACCTGCGCCACCTGACGGAGGTGGGGCTGACGATGCTTTTCTGGCTGACGCCGATCGTCTACCATATCTCGATGGTGCCCGCCGGAATGCAGACGGCTTTCAGGCTGAATCCGATGACGTCCTTTGTTTCGGTCTATCAGGACATCGCCTACTGGGGACGCCCGCCCAGCGCCGGCGACTTCCTGGTGCTGATCGGCTGGGCCGCCGCTACGCTTCTGGTTGGCTGGACGATCTTCCGGCGCAGGGCTCCGTACCTGGCGGAGGAACTCTGAGATGAGCCCCGCGATCGAGGTATGCAGCCTCTGGAAGCGCTTTGTGCTGCGCCACAATCGCGCCGAAACACTAAAGTCACGCATTATGGGCATCTTCGACTCCCGCCTCCGCGAGCGGCGCGAGACCTTCTGGGCGTTACAGGACGTGACGCTCAGCGTGCAGCCGGGGGAAACCCTTGGCCTGATCGGGCCAAACGGGTCGGGCAAGAGCACGCTGCTACGCATCGTCGCCCGCACGCACTATCCAACCCGCGGCACCGTGACGGTGCGCGGCCGGGTTTCACCAATGTTGGAGATTGGCGTCGGGTTTCACCAGGAACTAACGGGGGCGGAGAACATCTACCTGAGCGGTTCCCTGCTGGGCCTGTCTCGCAGCGAGGTCGACCGGCTCTACCCGGCGATCGTCGAGTTCTCCGAGCTCGAGGATTTCATTGACGTGCCGGTCAAGAACTACTCGAGCGGGATGCACGCGCGCCTGGGGTTTTCGATCGCGGCCCACCTCGACCCGGACATTCTCCTGATAGATGAGGCGCTGAGTGTCGGAGACGAAGGGTTCCAACGCAAGTGCCAAGAAAGGATGCAGAGGTTCCGTGCGCGGGGAGTCACGATAGTCTTCGTATCGCACAACATGCGTGCGGTCGCCTCACTCTGTGACCGGGCTTGCCTGCTTGTGCACGGGAAGGTGCAGGCGTTGGGACCAGTTGATGCCGTCGAGTCCCGCTACCAGGAACTCACCGCCGCCCTGACAATGGGGGCCGAGCGTGCACTGGGGCCCGAGCTTCCTCCGCGCCCGGGAAGCCTTCCGTGAAGGCCCTCGTCCTCGCTGGTGGAACGGGTACGCGGCTGCGTCCTCTCACATACTCCATGGCCAAGCAGCTCGTGCCGGTGGCCAACAGGCCCGTCCTGCACTACGTGATGCAGCACCTGCGCGACGCGGGCCTAGAGCGGGTCGGGGTTGTCATCTCGCCGGAAACCGGCGGGCAGATCAGGGCGGCGCTGGAAGCGAATCCCTGGTGCCTGCAGTTTACGTTCATCGTGCAGCCGCAGCCGCTCGGGCTCGCGCACGCCATCAAGGTGGCGCGCGACTTTCTGGCCGAGGATCCCTTCGTGATGTACCTTGGCGACAACCTCATCGGGCAGGGGATCCGCGACTTCACGCGGTCGCTGGCCGAGACCGGGGCCGATGCGGCGATACTACTGAAGGAGGTCGCCGACCCGAGGCTGTTCGGCGTGGCGGAGGTGGACGGCGCAGGCCGCGTGCTACGCCTGGTGGAGAAGCCCGCGGATCCCCCCAGCCGCCTGGCGCTGGTAGGTGTCTATGTCTTCTCATCGGAGATCCATCAGGCGATAGACACGCTGCAACCCTCACATCGGGGCGAGCTCGAGATCACCGATGCGATCCAGCGTCTGCTGGAGCAGGGCAGGCGCGTGCACAGTACGATCTTGAATGGCTGGTGGCTGGATACCGGCAAGAAGGATGACCTGCTAGAGGCCAACCGCGTCATCCTTGACGAGTGCATCGAGCGCGATCTGCGCGGTGAGATTGGTCCCAGCAGCCGGGCGGACGGCCGCGTGTCACTGGGCGCTGGCGCGCGCCTAATCGGCTCGACCGTCCGGGGTCCTGCTGTGATCGGAGAGGGTACCGTCATCGAGCGGTCGTTCGTCGGTCCCTACTCCAGCATCGGCTCCGGGTGCCTGGTGGCGGACTCGACGGTGGAGCACCTGGTGATGATGGACGGGGCGCGCGTAATCGGTGTGGCGCGGCTTGAGGACAGCCTTCTCGGCAAGAACGCGGT
Coding sequences:
- a CDS encoding NAD-dependent epimerase/dehydratase family protein — protein: MPLYLVTGGAGFIGTHLVGALARRGDPVRVLDNFSTGTAANLAFALGREVSEPEGGGVVRYGNAEIVRGDIRDPAVCERACHGVEIVLHQAAMRSVPRSVEDPVGVNEVNVTGTLHMLRAAARAGVRRFVYASSSSVYGDNEALPKQEDQIPMPASPYAASKLAGEHYCRVFSRIYGLPTAVLRYFNVFGPLQDPHSAYAAVIPLFIARVLAGRPLEIHGDGLQSRDFTHVDNVTSASLLAADGPDLRGEPVNVGCGERFTLLEVVEAVAQITRRRVEVRHTGARPGDARHTQADISRARALLGYEPVVGFREGLERTVAFFSRQHSS
- a CDS encoding adenine phosphoribosyltransferase, with translation MDLKAYIRDVPGFPIEGVIFRDITPLLRSPEAFSHALDALEAYCRPKRPDVIVAIEARGYVLAAPLALRLGAAFVPARKPGKLPWKTIREEYQLEYGVAALEMHEDAITPGQRVVIVDDVIATGGTLSATRRLVERLGGTVVGMACLVELTFLNGRSALEGAELFSVLTY
- a CDS encoding ABC transporter permease; translated protein: MLNDTLRYRDLLVALVATELKVKYRGSALGLLWSLLNPLALILIYSVAFQYIIRIQIEHFTVFLIAGLLPWGFFAGSATASTVSLMVNAGLLKKVHFPREILPTATVLFNLIQTMLALAVFLPSLFVLRGAVPWTLVFYPVVLVLQAVFVTGVALGLSALTVAFRDLRHLTEVGLTMLFWLTPIVYHISMVPAGMQTAFRLNPMTSFVSVYQDIAYWGRPPSAGDFLVLIGWAAATLLVGWTIFRRRAPYLAEEL
- a CDS encoding ABC transporter ATP-binding protein encodes the protein MSPAIEVCSLWKRFVLRHNRAETLKSRIMGIFDSRLRERRETFWALQDVTLSVQPGETLGLIGPNGSGKSTLLRIVARTHYPTRGTVTVRGRVSPMLEIGVGFHQELTGAENIYLSGSLLGLSRSEVDRLYPAIVEFSELEDFIDVPVKNYSSGMHARLGFSIAAHLDPDILLIDEALSVGDEGFQRKCQERMQRFRARGVTIVFVSHNMRAVASLCDRACLLVHGKVQALGPVDAVESRYQELTAALTMGAERALGPELPPRPGSLP
- a CDS encoding glucose-1-phosphate thymidylyltransferase, which encodes MKALVLAGGTGTRLRPLTYSMAKQLVPVANRPVLHYVMQHLRDAGLERVGVVISPETGGQIRAALEANPWCLQFTFIVQPQPLGLAHAIKVARDFLAEDPFVMYLGDNLIGQGIRDFTRSLAETGADAAILLKEVADPRLFGVAEVDGAGRVLRLVEKPADPPSRLALVGVYVFSSEIHQAIDTLQPSHRGELEITDAIQRLLEQGRRVHSTILNGWWLDTGKKDDLLEANRVILDECIERDLRGEIGPSSRADGRVSLGAGARLIGSTVRGPAVIGEGTVIERSFVGPYSSIGSGCLVADSTVEHLVMMDGARVIGVARLEDSLLGKNAVVRRAPGNRSVCRLIVGEDSEVEL